One Mercenaria mercenaria strain notata chromosome 12, MADL_Memer_1, whole genome shotgun sequence DNA segment encodes these proteins:
- the LOC123534845 gene encoding zinc finger protein OZF-like — translation MEQADMKTVESTQGEVCSCKDNYDPCHKEGDNIYHTCSKHGRTKQEIHYTVGGDSYTPMEEEFDNSNVYLLTEGHATDRCNALLEMNDIKSDCTSWQVKGDHYSAIETGHQQREFENKNLHNIDEHCNLSEKWNEPHVQEQALVADSSKGIRPANEQLNIQNVRRCDKETISKQMGKRNKNNKGAKKFECGVCNKSLYTLYTLKSHMAIHTGDLACKCPVCGKGFALKSSLPRHMVIHQESEYFSCTVCLRAFSAKRSLERHMFQHLDDKKSSSFVCDICDRPFSTKQVLLRHREVHLGVGQEYNYECGNCNARFPTSNKLKKHEITHLDVNDRPHECQICNRKFSEKSHLKRHMRIHTGERNFSCNICGKQFIRSEQCQEHKIREHDTSRMIPCKICKQKFTTKTRLNIHLKIHEKRPFQCSYCRRRLSSEEELDQHLFKRHKMFSTIKKYKCKLCSKVYNSKACFEKHLQIHSEGELACYLCDETFSSETFLQRHLKMHNSIEEYSCQHCKKIFVRRGFLKRHLKLHVTQSQNKASSNESEADTENGTESGKKTDIDNSSGQ, via the coding sequence ATGGAACAAGCTGACATGAAAACGGTAGAAAGTACTCAGGGCGAAGTATGTTCATGCAAAGATAATTATGATCCTTGCCATAAAGAAGGTGACAATATTTATCACACCTGCAGTAAACATGGAAGAACCAAACAGGAGATACACTATACTGTTGGTGGTGACTCCTACACACCGATGGAAGAAGAGTTTGATAATTCAAATGTCTATCTGCTGACAGAAGGTCATGCGACTGATAGATGTAATGCGTTGTTGGAAATGAATGATATTAAAAGCGATTGTACATCTTGGCAAGTGAAAGGTGATCATTATTCTGCCATTGAAACTGGACATCAGCAGAgagagtttgaaaataaaaatctgCACAACATCGATGAACATTGTAATTTGTCTGAAAAATGGAATGAGCCACATGTTCAGGAGCAAGCTCTTGTTGCTGATAGTAGTAAGGGAATAAGACCTGCGAACGAGCAACTGAATATTCAGAATGTTAGAAGATGTGACAAAGAAACGATTTCAAAACAAATGGGAAAACgtaataaaaataacaaaggtGCCAAGAAATTTGAATGTGGCGTTTGTAATAAatctttatatacattatatactttgAAGTCACACATGGCAATTCATACTGGAGACTTAGCTTGCAAATGCCCAGTTTGTGGCAAGGGTTTTGCACTTAAGTCTAGCCTTCCAAGACACATGGTTATACACCAAGAGTCAGAATATTTTAGTTGTACTGTATGCTTGAGAGCATTTTCAGCAAAGAGGAGCTTGGAAAGACACATGTTTCAACATCTAGATGATAAAAAATCTTCCAGTTTTGTATGCGACATATGCGACAGGCCTTTTTCTACAAAACAAGTGCTCCTCAGACACCGAGAAGTTCATTTGGGTGTAGGTCAAGAATATAATTATGAATGTGGTAATTGTAACGCTCGCTTTCCGACTTCGAATaaattgaaaaaacatgaaatcacaCATTTAGATGTAAATGACCGACCGCACGAATGTCAAATCTGTAACAGGAAATTTAGTGAAAAGTCGCATTTAAAACGCCATATGCGTATTCACACAGGGGAGCGAAACTTTTCTTGTAATATCTGCGGAAAACAATTCATAAGAAGCGAACAGTGTCAAGAACACAAAATCAGAGAACATGACACAAGTCGTATGATTCCCTGTAAAATCTGCAAACAGAAATTTACTACAAAAACTAGActaaacatacatttaaaaatcCATGAGAAGAGACCGTTTCAATGCTCGTATTGCAGAAGACGTCTTAGTTCCGAAGAAGAACTTGACCAGCACTTGTTCAAGAGGCACAAAATGTTTAGCACcatcaaaaaatataaatgtaaattgtgCAGTAAGGTTTATAACTCCAAGGCATGTTTTGAAAAGCATCTACAAATACACAGTGAAGGCGAACTTGCGTGTTACTTGTGTGATGAAACATTTTCGTCAGAGACGTTTTTACAACGGCATCTTAAAATGCATAATTCCATAGAAGAATATTCTTGTCAGcattgcaaaaaaatatttgtgaGAAGGGGATTTCTCAAAAGACACTTGAAGCTTCATGTAACACAATCCCAAAACAAAGCGAGCTCGAATGAATCTGAAGCCGATACAGAAAACGGTACAGAATCTGGAAAAAAAACCGATATTGATAATTCATCTGGTCAATAG